A region from the Aegilops tauschii subsp. strangulata cultivar AL8/78 chromosome 5, Aet v6.0, whole genome shotgun sequence genome encodes:
- the LOC109772548 gene encoding pathogenesis-related protein PRB1-3-like — protein sequence MEYSTKLVVLLVALASAMAVTAQNSEQDFVDAHNAARADVGLGEVTWDATVAAFAQDYADQRRGDCQLIHTPDGRPYGENLYGGGGGGTEWTATDAVNSWVSEKQYYDHDSNTCSAPEGESCGHYTQVVWRDSTAIGCARVVCDSGDGVFIICSYNPPGNFPGVSPY from the coding sequence ATGGAGTACTCGACGAAGCTAGTGGTGCTGCTCGTAGCTCTCGCGTCCGCCATGGCGGTCACGGCCCAGAACTCGGAGCAGGACTTCGTGGACGCCCACAACGCGGCGCGCGCCGACGTGGGCCTTGGGGAGGTGACATGGGACGCTACGGTGGCAGCCTTCGCGCAGGACTACGCGGATCAGCGCCGCGGCGACTGCCAGCTGATCCATACTCCTGATGGCCGGCCGTACGGGGAGAACCTCtacggaggcggcggcggcgggaccgAGTGGACGGCGACGGACGCCGTGAATTCGTGGGTGTCGGAGAAGCAGTACTACGACCACGACAGCAACACCTGCTCGGCGCCAGAGGGCGAGTCGTGCGGGCACTACACGCAGGTGGTGTGGCGCGACTCGACGGCCATCGGTTGCGCCCGCGTCGTCTGCGACAGCGGCGACGGTGTGTTCATCATCTGCAGCTACAACCCGCCAGGCAACTTCCCCGGGGTGAGCCCGTACTAG